A genome region from Ctenopharyngodon idella isolate HZGC_01 chromosome 5, HZGC01, whole genome shotgun sequence includes the following:
- the serinc5 gene encoding serine incorporator 5 isoform X1, with protein sequence MCTTCCVSQLACCCGPAACSLCCGCCPKIKQSTSTRFMYALFFMLVTVTCVIMMSPTVETAIREHIPFYTKICKQLNAGENCSTLVGYSAVYKVCFGMACFFLLFSVFTIRVRTSTGCRAAVHNGFWFFKFVALLGCCAGGFFLPNQDKFLEVWRYVGAAGGFLFIMIQLMLLIQFAHRWNQNWYSGAKDNKMWYAALAFVTLVLFSVAVGAMMFMIRFYTHPEACFLNKLFLGVNCGLCFVVSLLAISPCIQTFQPTSGLLQPAIITVYVMYLTFSALASKPIEMVEEDGKNITVCILPFKSGLKNDTNIVTGIGTVILFGCILYSCLISTTKRSTAALQVYRNDMSENERARCCFCCVDDTEDGEDEKTAGGQNVKYDEKDGTIYSYWYFHFVFFLGSLYVMMTVTNWFHYDNAKIERLLEGSWSVFWIKMASCWVCLFLYMWTLVVPMLFPKRFQA encoded by the exons ATGTGTACCACGTGTTGTGTATCTCAG CTGGCCTGCTGCTGTGGACCGGCTGCCTGCTCCCTGTGCTGCGGCTGCTGTCCCAAGATCAAACAGTCCACCTCAACACGATTCATGTACGCCCTCTTCTTCATGCTGGTCACGGTGACCTGTGTCATCATGATGTCCCCCACTGTGGAGACGGCAATACGAGAACAT ATTCCTTTctacacaaaaatatgtaaacagCTCAATGCGGGGGAGAACTGCAGTACCCTGGTGGGCTATTCAGCTGTGTATAAAGTCTGTTTCGGCATGGCCTGCTTTTTCTTATTATTCTCTGTGTTCACCATTCGTGTGCGAACCAGCACAGGATGCCGGGCAGCTGTTCACAATGG GTTCTGGTTCTTTAAGTTCGTGGCTTTGCTGGGCTGCTGTGCAGGCGGATTCTTTCTCCCAAATCAGGACAAGTTTCTAGAAG tctGGCGTTATGTGGGGGCAGCTGGAGGTTTTCTCTTCATCATGATCCAGTTGATGCTTCTCATTCAGTTTGCCCACAGATGGAATCAAAACTG GTACTCAGGAGCCAAAGATAATAAAATGTGGTATGCAGCGCTGGCTTTTGTCACACTTGTGCTGTTCTCCGTGGCAGTGGGAGCCATGATGTTTATGATCAGGTTCTACACCCACCCAGAGGCCTGCTTCCTCAACAAGCTCTTCCTGGGAGTCAACTGCGGCCTGTGCTTCGTCGTGTCCCTGCTGGCCATCTCGCCCTGCATTCAGACCT TCCAGCCCACCTCAGGTCTGTTGCAGCCCGCGATCATCACCGTCTACGTCATGTACCTCACCTTCTCAGCGCTCGCCAGCAAACCCATTGAAA TGGTGGAGGAAGACGGAAAAAATATCACTGTCTGCATTCTTCCCTTTAAATCAGGACTGAAGAATGACACTAACATAGTGACGGGCATCGGAACGGTCATACTGTTCGGCTGTATCCTGTACTCTTG TTTGATCTCCACCACCAAGAGGAGTACAGCAGCATTGCAAGTGTACAGGAACGATATGTCTGAAAATGAG agagcacgctgctgcttctgctgtgTTGATGATACAG AAGACGGTGAAGACGAGAAGACTGCAGGAGGGCAGAATGTGAAGTATGATGAGAAAGATGGCACAATCTACAGCTACTGGTACttccattttgttttctttctcggCTCCCTCTACGTCATGATGACTGTAACCAACTGGTTTCA TTATGACAACGCAAAGATCGAGAGGCTGCTGGAGGGGAGCTGGTCAGTGTTCTGGATCAAAATGGCATCATGTTGGGTCTGTTTATTTCTGTACATGTGGACCCTGGTGGTTCCCATGCTCTTCCCAAAGAGATTTCAAGCCTAA
- the serinc5 gene encoding serine incorporator 5 isoform X2, which produces MCTTCCVSQLACCCGPAACSLCCGCCPKIKQSTSTRFMYALFFMLVTVTCVIMMSPTVETAIREHIPFYTKICKQLNAGENCSTLVGYSAVYKVCFGMACFFLLFSVFTIRVRTSTGCRAAVHNGFWFFKFVALLGCCAGGFFLPNQDKFLEVWRYVGAAGGFLFIMIQLMLLIQFAHRWNQNWYSGAKDNKMWYAALAFVTLVLFSVAVGAMMFMIRFYTHPEACFLNKLFLGVNCGLCFVVSLLAISPCIQTFQPTSGLLQPAIITVYVMYLTFSALASKPIEMVEEDGKNITVCILPFKSGLKNDTNIVTGIGTVILFGCILYSCLISTTKRSTAALQVYRNDMSENERARCCFCCVDDTDGEDEKTAGGQNVKYDEKDGTIYSYWYFHFVFFLGSLYVMMTVTNWFHYDNAKIERLLEGSWSVFWIKMASCWVCLFLYMWTLVVPMLFPKRFQA; this is translated from the exons ATGTGTACCACGTGTTGTGTATCTCAG CTGGCCTGCTGCTGTGGACCGGCTGCCTGCTCCCTGTGCTGCGGCTGCTGTCCCAAGATCAAACAGTCCACCTCAACACGATTCATGTACGCCCTCTTCTTCATGCTGGTCACGGTGACCTGTGTCATCATGATGTCCCCCACTGTGGAGACGGCAATACGAGAACAT ATTCCTTTctacacaaaaatatgtaaacagCTCAATGCGGGGGAGAACTGCAGTACCCTGGTGGGCTATTCAGCTGTGTATAAAGTCTGTTTCGGCATGGCCTGCTTTTTCTTATTATTCTCTGTGTTCACCATTCGTGTGCGAACCAGCACAGGATGCCGGGCAGCTGTTCACAATGG GTTCTGGTTCTTTAAGTTCGTGGCTTTGCTGGGCTGCTGTGCAGGCGGATTCTTTCTCCCAAATCAGGACAAGTTTCTAGAAG tctGGCGTTATGTGGGGGCAGCTGGAGGTTTTCTCTTCATCATGATCCAGTTGATGCTTCTCATTCAGTTTGCCCACAGATGGAATCAAAACTG GTACTCAGGAGCCAAAGATAATAAAATGTGGTATGCAGCGCTGGCTTTTGTCACACTTGTGCTGTTCTCCGTGGCAGTGGGAGCCATGATGTTTATGATCAGGTTCTACACCCACCCAGAGGCCTGCTTCCTCAACAAGCTCTTCCTGGGAGTCAACTGCGGCCTGTGCTTCGTCGTGTCCCTGCTGGCCATCTCGCCCTGCATTCAGACCT TCCAGCCCACCTCAGGTCTGTTGCAGCCCGCGATCATCACCGTCTACGTCATGTACCTCACCTTCTCAGCGCTCGCCAGCAAACCCATTGAAA TGGTGGAGGAAGACGGAAAAAATATCACTGTCTGCATTCTTCCCTTTAAATCAGGACTGAAGAATGACACTAACATAGTGACGGGCATCGGAACGGTCATACTGTTCGGCTGTATCCTGTACTCTTG TTTGATCTCCACCACCAAGAGGAGTACAGCAGCATTGCAAGTGTACAGGAACGATATGTCTGAAAATGAG agagcacgctgctgcttctgctgtgTTGATGATACAG ACGGTGAAGACGAGAAGACTGCAGGAGGGCAGAATGTGAAGTATGATGAGAAAGATGGCACAATCTACAGCTACTGGTACttccattttgttttctttctcggCTCCCTCTACGTCATGATGACTGTAACCAACTGGTTTCA TTATGACAACGCAAAGATCGAGAGGCTGCTGGAGGGGAGCTGGTCAGTGTTCTGGATCAAAATGGCATCATGTTGGGTCTGTTTATTTCTGTACATGTGGACCCTGGTGGTTCCCATGCTCTTCCCAAAGAGATTTCAAGCCTAA